The following are from one region of the Zonotrichia albicollis isolate bZonAlb1 chromosome 15, bZonAlb1.hap1, whole genome shotgun sequence genome:
- the MEIKIN gene encoding LOW QUALITY PROTEIN: meiosis-specific kinetochore protein (The sequence of the model RefSeq protein was modified relative to this genomic sequence to represent the inferred CDS: deleted 1 base in 1 codon) produces the protein MRAGAAPPEGPRAAEAAAARVAMEREHRLRAPCAGKALRKKRRSSPLPEAAALPGSRAGGSQMCRRRLFGSAGPRGPEPACLKKKSSGKKLPKIKENVEYTEESSSCNQSNQVTGRKTTDFKRKEEVPEESNVPLKDSKIIKFGNKGSLKNAEVTSSTEITLPTGVSTFLIECLDEDSAADYSSASNSLQTYSSPETFRDDDLERCNFYSMDLGKYKNSTLLDSSKAMTIDKIPQMSNLSAILEPVPEDFPNQRTKRKRPSSCYNSSSALSVSATLAGKKLCKITAARERTPDLKSGMRCSSPLGPESKYGTRTAKAKRLKKKESSFNPFVEGSSSFRQLDAPENTSARSEGLTAEVLPSKPTDAVVQMTSTMLIMEENKVLKNPGNAQPLELDLSLSPVCKASPGEDLFLNTTGLFVNSEEIVPASLSSEKEMTPQSPEEKNILKPQRDRREMEICSIVRMSPEPRPSRLHQVPVNSKKCYLPKGLPEDSITSTKNWICYKRR, from the exons ATGCGGGCTGGGGCGGCGCCACCGGAGGGGCCGCGGGCGGCGGAggctgcggcagcccgg gTTGCCATGGAGCGGGAGCACCGGCTCCGCGCTCCCTGCGCCGGGAAGGCTCTGCGCAAGAAACGCCGCTCGTCCCCTCTACCGGAGGCGGCCGCTCTCCCGGGCAGCCGGGCCGGCGGCTCTCAGATGTGCCGGCGGCGCCTGTTCGGGAGCGCGGGGCCTCGCGGGCCCGAGCCCGCCt GTCTGAAGAAAAAGTCCAgtgggaaaaaattaccaaagaTTAAAGAAAATGTTGAATATACTGAAGAGAGCTCTTCATGCAACCAAAG CAATCAAGTGACTGGCAGGAAAACAACAGACTTTAAGAGGAAAGAAGAGGTGCCAGAAGAAAGCAATGTACCACTGAAG GATTCCAAAATAATCAAATTTGGAAATAAAGGAAGTTTGAAAAATGCTGAAGTGACTTCAA GTACAGAAATTACTCTTCCCACAGGTGTTTCCACCTTCCTCATAGAGTGTTTAGATGAAGATTCAGCTGCAGATTATAGCTCTGCTAGCAACAGCCTGCAAACTTACTCATCCCCTGAAACATTCAGAGATGATGATTTGG AAAGATGCAATTTTTACTCTATGGACCTTGGCAAGTACAAGAACTCTACTCTCCTGGACTCCAGCAAAGCAATGACCATTGATAAGATACCACAGATGTCAAATCTTTCAGCAATATTAG aaccTGTACCAGAGGATTTTCCAAACCAACGCACTAAAAG AAAGAGACCATCAAGTTGCTATAATAGTTCTTCAGCATTAAGCGTTTCAGCTACACTGGCAG gaaaaaaactctGTAAAATAACAGCTGCAAGAGAGAGAACTCCAGATCTAAAAAGTGGTATGCGCTGTTCTTCACCATTAGGACCGGAAAGCAAG TATGGTACTCGAACAGCTAAAGCCAAAagactgaagaaaaaagaaagcagtttTAATCCCTTTGTAGAAGGTTCATCATCATTTAGGCAGCTTGATGCCCCAGAAAACACGTCAGCCCGATCAGAGGGGCTGACAGCAGAAGTTCTGCCAAGCAAACCCACAGATGCTGTGGTG cAAATGACTTCCACCATGCTAATCATGGAGGAAAATAAAGTCCTAAAAAATCCTGGTAATGCTCAGCCTCTCGAGCTAGAT CTTAGCCTGTCGCCGGTGTGTAAAGCCTCACCTGGGGAAGACCTGTTCCTGAATACCACGGGTCTTTTTGTTAACTCAGAAGAAATTGTTCCTGCATCTCTGAgctcagaaaaagaaatgacTCCTCAAAGTCCAgaagaaaagaatattttaaag CCTCAGCGTGACAGACGGGAGATGGAGATCTGCTCCATTGTGAGAATGTCACCAGAGCCGAGGCCTTCCCGGCTGCACCAAGTCCCAGTTAACTCCAAAAAGTGCTACCTTCCCAAAGGACTGCCTGAAG attcTATAACGAGTACCAAGAATTGGATCTGCTATAAACGGAGATGA